In the genome of Molothrus aeneus isolate 106 chromosome 5, BPBGC_Maene_1.0, whole genome shotgun sequence, one region contains:
- the PRR5 gene encoding proline-rich protein 5 isoform X2 — protein sequence MSSPSLSDLGKREQAALDERGTQQRRACSNAAWNSIHNGVIAVFQRKGLPDHELYNLNEGVRQLLKTELGSFFTEYLQNQLLTKGMVILRDKIRFYEGQKLLDTLAETWDFFFSDVLPMLQAIFYPVQGKEPSVRQLALLHFRNIITLNIKLEDALSRSRARVPPSIIQMLLILQGVHESKGVSEDYLKLESLLQKVVSPYLGTYGLYSSEGPFTHSACILEKRFFRRSRSGEMLPKNPVVRSKSYNNPLLTPVAEYDSESAAANGAGIRRHSVSEMTSCLQLQGYPSLAPITDSGSRGSVKGSLPAEHERPGAAPGHCPSKLGTAERQEGPFRSTGDTRSSLELDTHAALLPAPSSSPENVVDQILESIDSDSEGIFIDFGRGCPSSSAYSVDVNRQSIV from the exons ATGAGTTCGCCCAGCCTCAGTGACCTGGGCAAGAGAGAGCAGGCAGCCTTGGACGAGCGGGGGACGCAGCAGCGCCGGGCCTGCTCCAACGCCGCCTGGAACAG CATCCACAATGGAGTGATAGCAGTGTTCCAGCGCAAGGGTCTGCCAGACCACGAGCTCTACAACCTCAATGAAGGAGTCAG GCAATTACTGAAAACAGAACTGGGATCATTTTTCACTGAGTATCTGCAG AATCAGCTGCTCACAAAAGGCATGGTGATCCTAAGGGACAAGATCCGGTTCTATGAAG GGCAGAAGCTACTGGATACCTTAGCTGAAACCTGGGATTTTTTCTTCAGCGATGTCCTGCCCATGCTGCAGGCTATTTTCTATCCTGTGCAG GGAAAGGAGCCCTCAGTTCGGCAGTTGGCTCTTCTGCATTTTAGGAATATCATTACCCTCAATATCAAATTGGAGGATGCATTATCCCGTTCCAGAGCCAGAGTTCCACCCTCTATTATTCAGATGCTGCTCATACTCCAG GGGGTCCATGAGTCCAAAGGTGTGTCTGAAGATTATTTGAAGCTGGAATCCCTGCTCCAGAAGGTTGTTTCTCCTTACCTGGGCACGTACGGGCTGTACTCCAGCGAGGGACCCTTCACGCACTCTGCCTGTATCCTGG AGAAGCGGTTCTTCAGGCGCTCCAGGTCGGGGGAGATGCTGCCCAAGAACCCCGTGGTGCGCTCCAAGAGCTACAACAACCCCCTGCTGACGCCTGTGGCCGAGTACGACAGCGAGAGCGCGGCCGCCAACGGGGCCGGCATCCGCAGGCACTCGGTGTCCGAAATGacttcctgcctgcagctccagggctacCCCAGCCTCGCCCCCATCACGGACAGCGGCTCCAGGGGCTCCGTGAAGGGCTCGCTGCCCGCAGAGCACGAGAGGCCCGGCGCCGCGCCGGGGCACTGCCCCAGCAAGCTGGGCACAGCCGAGCGGCAGGAGGGACCCTTCCGCTCCACCGGCGACACACgcagctccctggagctggaCACACACGCTGCCTTGCTGCCAGCTCCGTCCTCCAGCCCGGAGAACGTGGTGGATCAGATCTTGGAGTCCATCGACTCTGACTCTGAAGGCATTTTCATTGATTTTGGCCGAGGCTGTCCCAGTTCATCAGCCTACAGTGTGGATGTCAACAGGCAGAGCATTGTGTGA
- the PRR5 gene encoding proline-rich protein 5 isoform X1, which produces MRTLRRLKFMSSPSLSDLGKREQAALDERGTQQRRACSNAAWNSIHNGVIAVFQRKGLPDHELYNLNEGVRQLLKTELGSFFTEYLQNQLLTKGMVILRDKIRFYEGQKLLDTLAETWDFFFSDVLPMLQAIFYPVQGKEPSVRQLALLHFRNIITLNIKLEDALSRSRARVPPSIIQMLLILQGVHESKGVSEDYLKLESLLQKVVSPYLGTYGLYSSEGPFTHSACILEKRFFRRSRSGEMLPKNPVVRSKSYNNPLLTPVAEYDSESAAANGAGIRRHSVSEMTSCLQLQGYPSLAPITDSGSRGSVKGSLPAEHERPGAAPGHCPSKLGTAERQEGPFRSTGDTRSSLELDTHAALLPAPSSSPENVVDQILESIDSDSEGIFIDFGRGCPSSSAYSVDVNRQSIV; this is translated from the exons ATGAGGACTCTTCGCAGGTTGAAGTTCATGAGTTCGCCCAGCCTCAGTGACCTGGGCAAGAGAGAGCAGGCAGCCTTGGACGAGCGGGGGACGCAGCAGCGCCGGGCCTGCTCCAACGCCGCCTGGAACAG CATCCACAATGGAGTGATAGCAGTGTTCCAGCGCAAGGGTCTGCCAGACCACGAGCTCTACAACCTCAATGAAGGAGTCAG GCAATTACTGAAAACAGAACTGGGATCATTTTTCACTGAGTATCTGCAG AATCAGCTGCTCACAAAAGGCATGGTGATCCTAAGGGACAAGATCCGGTTCTATGAAG GGCAGAAGCTACTGGATACCTTAGCTGAAACCTGGGATTTTTTCTTCAGCGATGTCCTGCCCATGCTGCAGGCTATTTTCTATCCTGTGCAG GGAAAGGAGCCCTCAGTTCGGCAGTTGGCTCTTCTGCATTTTAGGAATATCATTACCCTCAATATCAAATTGGAGGATGCATTATCCCGTTCCAGAGCCAGAGTTCCACCCTCTATTATTCAGATGCTGCTCATACTCCAG GGGGTCCATGAGTCCAAAGGTGTGTCTGAAGATTATTTGAAGCTGGAATCCCTGCTCCAGAAGGTTGTTTCTCCTTACCTGGGCACGTACGGGCTGTACTCCAGCGAGGGACCCTTCACGCACTCTGCCTGTATCCTGG AGAAGCGGTTCTTCAGGCGCTCCAGGTCGGGGGAGATGCTGCCCAAGAACCCCGTGGTGCGCTCCAAGAGCTACAACAACCCCCTGCTGACGCCTGTGGCCGAGTACGACAGCGAGAGCGCGGCCGCCAACGGGGCCGGCATCCGCAGGCACTCGGTGTCCGAAATGacttcctgcctgcagctccagggctacCCCAGCCTCGCCCCCATCACGGACAGCGGCTCCAGGGGCTCCGTGAAGGGCTCGCTGCCCGCAGAGCACGAGAGGCCCGGCGCCGCGCCGGGGCACTGCCCCAGCAAGCTGGGCACAGCCGAGCGGCAGGAGGGACCCTTCCGCTCCACCGGCGACACACgcagctccctggagctggaCACACACGCTGCCTTGCTGCCAGCTCCGTCCTCCAGCCCGGAGAACGTGGTGGATCAGATCTTGGAGTCCATCGACTCTGACTCTGAAGGCATTTTCATTGATTTTGGCCGAGGCTGTCCCAGTTCATCAGCCTACAGTGTGGATGTCAACAGGCAGAGCATTGTGTGA